From a region of the Paenibacillus lutimineralis genome:
- the bshA gene encoding N-acetyl-alpha-D-glucosaminyl L-malate synthase BshA: MNQHLKIGITCYPSLGGSGVVATELGKLLAEKGHEVHFICHGVPFRLGSFHKNIIYHEIEVSDYYVFRYPPYDLSLATKMAQVAKTENLDILHVHYAMPHAVCAFLAKQMVGDQLKVVTTLHGTDITVLAQDESLKDLIRLAINESDAVTSVSRDLIKETREVLDISRDIDLAYNFVDERVYYPRPCLECRDDFAAPEEKVLMHISNFRPVKRVSDVIDIFEKVTRKIPSKLLLVGEGPDLPKIQCKIKEMGISDKVHFLGKQDDIAHVISMADVLLLPSEKESFGLVALEAMACGVPTVGSVAGGIPELVTHGDSGFLAPIGDTDQMAEYCISLFSDDKLAERMKKACLDRARNDFSSDRITSIYEAIYYRVLNREVPGLTSVS; this comes from the coding sequence ATGAACCAGCATCTAAAAATTGGCATTACATGTTATCCTTCACTGGGAGGTTCGGGGGTTGTTGCGACCGAACTCGGTAAACTTCTGGCAGAGAAGGGACATGAAGTTCATTTCATTTGTCATGGAGTACCTTTCAGACTAGGAAGTTTCCATAAGAACATTATTTATCACGAGATCGAAGTCAGCGACTATTATGTGTTCCGCTATCCACCTTACGATCTATCCCTGGCTACGAAGATGGCACAGGTAGCCAAGACGGAGAATCTTGATATACTGCATGTACACTATGCTATGCCGCATGCAGTGTGTGCCTTCCTGGCCAAACAGATGGTCGGGGACCAATTGAAGGTCGTTACGACACTGCACGGAACGGATATTACCGTACTCGCTCAGGATGAATCGCTTAAGGATCTGATTCGACTTGCCATTAACGAGAGTGATGCGGTTACTTCCGTATCACGGGATTTAATCAAAGAGACCCGTGAAGTTCTTGATATTTCGAGAGATATTGATTTGGCCTACAATTTCGTGGATGAGCGTGTGTACTACCCAAGACCTTGTCTGGAATGCCGTGATGATTTTGCCGCTCCCGAGGAGAAGGTGCTCATGCATATTTCTAACTTCCGTCCCGTCAAGCGGGTCAGCGATGTAATCGATATCTTCGAGAAGGTAACCAGAAAGATTCCTTCTAAGTTGCTGCTTGTCGGCGAAGGTCCCGACTTGCCGAAGATCCAATGTAAGATCAAGGAGATGGGCATTAGTGATAAGGTACACTTCCTTGGTAAGCAAGATGATATTGCTCATGTTATCTCGATGGCTGATGTTCTGTTATTGCCATCGGAGAAGGAGAGCTTTGGGCTTGTTGCCTTGGAGGCCATGGCATGCGGTGTGCCGACAGTTGGATCGGTAGCCGGCGGTATCCCTGAGCTCGTCACGCATGGAGATAGTGGATTCCTCGCTCCTATTGGCGACACGGATCAAATGGCCGAGTATTGTATCTCGCTGTTCTCCGACGACAAGCTAGCGGAGCGTATGAAGAAGGCGTGCTTGGATCGCGCAAGAAATGATTTCAGCAGTGACCGGATTACCTCTATTTATGAAGCTATTTATTATCGTGTGTTGAATCGCGAAGTGCCTGGCCTCACATCAGTAAGCTGA
- the panC gene encoding pantoate--beta-alanine ligase, producing the protein MKVFTAISELKEFLKSGRISAVREGKELQIGLVPTMGYLHEGHASLLRRARTENDLVVLSIFVNPIQFGPNEDLDRYPRDAERDLALAEHEGVDAVFMPSVEEMYPQPTKTKVAVAELTSKLCGATRPGHFDGVTTVVSKLFNIVAPNRAYFGQKDAQQVAVVAQMVKDLNFDIEIVPCPIVRENDGLALSSRNVYLSVGEHESALILSRSLKQLEADVYSGQATTVMEARQQLMQKIGSEPLAEIDYVEIAAFPGLTALQETNSLSSELKAHGAILVAVAVKFGTTRLIDNVLLTGKGEAIHV; encoded by the coding sequence ATGAAAGTATTCACCGCGATATCTGAGCTAAAGGAATTTCTGAAATCTGGGCGAATTAGCGCTGTTAGGGAAGGCAAGGAACTACAAATTGGACTAGTCCCTACGATGGGGTATTTACACGAGGGCCACGCCAGCTTGTTGAGAAGAGCAAGAACGGAGAACGATTTGGTTGTACTGAGCATTTTCGTCAATCCGATTCAATTTGGCCCGAATGAAGATTTGGATCGTTATCCACGGGACGCGGAGCGCGATCTGGCACTGGCTGAACACGAAGGTGTCGATGCTGTATTTATGCCGAGTGTGGAAGAAATGTATCCACAGCCAACGAAGACAAAGGTCGCTGTTGCTGAGCTGACCTCGAAGTTATGCGGGGCAACCCGTCCTGGTCATTTTGATGGGGTAACGACAGTAGTTAGCAAGCTGTTCAATATCGTTGCACCAAATCGTGCTTATTTCGGTCAGAAGGATGCCCAGCAGGTTGCTGTTGTCGCACAAATGGTCAAGGATCTCAATTTCGATATTGAAATCGTCCCTTGCCCGATCGTTCGTGAGAACGATGGTTTGGCACTAAGCTCGCGCAATGTATACCTAAGTGTTGGGGAACACGAATCAGCCCTGATTCTGTCCCGCAGTTTGAAGCAGTTGGAGGCCGATGTATATAGTGGTCAAGCAACAACGGTGATGGAAGCACGCCAGCAGCTTATGCAGAAGATTGGCAGTGAGCCTTTGGCAGAGATCGATTATGTGGAGATAGCCGCTTTTCCAGGCTTAACCGCGCTTCAGGAGACAAACTCCCTCAGCAGTGAGCTGAAGGCGCACGGAGCGATTCTAGTCGCTGTAGCCGTCAAATTCGGTACGACAAGACTGATTGATAACGTATTGTTAACGGGAAAGGGGGAGGCTATCCATGTATAG
- the dinG gene encoding ATP-dependent DNA helicase DinG: MKYAVLDFETTGNQSSDEIIQAGLAIIDHDLTISQVYRSYVNPGIPIPPFITGLTGITEEDVKEAPGLDEVMMEMVPLLDDAVLVGHNVAFDFNYLQSALDKTGYLPFSGRILDTMDFLKIFFPSLSTYQLGLVSQEFNVQHDRPHQADSDALATALIFLKCLEEIEQLPLLTLQRLSDLFNNEDSDLAWFFDAMLQEKQQKELGVNPDGFTYYRQFALQVDDWMDIEPARDHMLVNPLKDVSFEQFMEQVREQLKLKLPEYEEREAQTMMLDQVNQAFAEDKHLLIEAGTGTGKSLGYLLPAIYHSVKQDEKVIISTHTINLQEQLRERDLPLLTEVVPFPFQAAIFKGRQHYLCLRKFEHKINRRDFTTPKEEVMTAAQMIVWLAQTETGDDEELNLGNRGSDFWETVASESDSCLGRSCPWFRKCFYHRAKHEAGVADVVITNHSKLFTDIQAGHQLLPSYDRLVIDEAHHLEDVAGKHLGLQLKYFTVIHTLTRLFKDSKTGQLPSLHFMLQQAGAEAAMKWMTVIDEMYPSLIEVKENWDKLSELLFALIPERSDAAPGDPGQFVTRLLPDKKPKSWDALTTLENSIYITLGDILRKGERMVAEIREEQDDYGAESLITDISGLFKDLANERETLRFFMKLEDENTVYWLEANGNYRNRSLQIFAVPIDVSAQLKAYFFDKKKSVVMTSATLTVDKSFQYVIEQLGLQEAANTDRLMTAMLPSPFNYREQALVLIPRDFPSVKGSVGDDYFIQTLVRSLADTAIATKGRMLVLFTSYRMLRQVYDPLKERLSDEGITVIGQGMDSGSRTKLTRRFQGQQASVLLGTSSFWEGVDIPGEALTSLAIVRLPFQPPNHPLVEAKSERLQREKKNPFMKLSVPQAVIRFKQGFGRLVRSSADRGIVVVYDTRILESYYGKYFLYSLPGPKMEHMTLSQMVPRISEWLNDDEES; this comes from the coding sequence ATGAAATACGCGGTACTTGATTTTGAAACTACAGGCAATCAGTCCTCTGATGAGATTATTCAGGCTGGGCTTGCCATTATAGACCATGATTTGACAATTTCACAAGTTTATCGCTCTTATGTAAATCCGGGAATCCCAATACCTCCATTTATTACAGGCTTGACCGGAATTACTGAAGAGGATGTCAAAGAGGCGCCTGGATTGGACGAGGTTATGATGGAGATGGTTCCATTACTCGATGATGCAGTTCTGGTTGGACATAATGTAGCTTTTGACTTCAATTATTTACAGAGCGCTCTCGATAAGACGGGATATTTGCCTTTTTCCGGACGCATTCTCGATACGATGGACTTTCTGAAAATATTCTTTCCTTCGCTATCCACCTATCAGCTAGGTTTGGTATCGCAGGAGTTCAATGTGCAGCATGATCGGCCCCATCAGGCAGATAGCGATGCGCTTGCTACGGCTCTAATCTTCCTCAAGTGTCTGGAAGAAATCGAGCAGTTGCCTCTGCTTACACTGCAGCGGCTGTCTGATCTGTTCAACAATGAGGACAGTGATCTGGCCTGGTTCTTTGATGCGATGCTTCAGGAGAAGCAGCAGAAGGAGCTAGGCGTTAATCCGGATGGGTTCACGTATTATCGGCAGTTCGCCCTCCAGGTCGATGACTGGATGGATATTGAGCCAGCCCGGGATCATATGCTTGTGAATCCACTCAAGGACGTGTCCTTTGAACAGTTCATGGAGCAGGTCCGAGAACAGCTGAAGCTGAAGCTGCCTGAATACGAAGAACGTGAAGCCCAGACCATGATGTTGGACCAGGTGAACCAGGCCTTTGCCGAAGATAAGCATCTTTTGATTGAAGCTGGTACGGGTACCGGGAAGTCACTTGGATACCTCCTGCCTGCGATTTACCATAGTGTGAAGCAGGATGAGAAGGTCATAATCAGCACTCATACGATTAACTTGCAAGAGCAGCTCAGGGAGCGGGATCTTCCATTATTAACGGAGGTCGTACCATTTCCGTTCCAGGCCGCTATCTTCAAGGGAAGGCAGCATTATTTGTGTTTGCGCAAATTTGAACATAAAATAAATAGAAGAGATTTCACAACCCCAAAAGAAGAGGTGATGACGGCCGCACAAATGATCGTGTGGCTCGCTCAGACGGAAACCGGGGATGATGAGGAGCTAAATCTCGGAAATCGCGGCAGCGATTTCTGGGAAACAGTGGCTAGTGAATCCGATTCTTGTCTTGGACGTTCCTGCCCTTGGTTCCGCAAATGCTTCTATCACCGTGCCAAGCATGAAGCGGGTGTAGCCGATGTCGTCATAACGAATCACTCCAAGCTGTTCACCGATATTCAAGCAGGACATCAGCTTCTGCCAAGCTATGATCGCTTGGTCATCGATGAGGCCCATCATCTTGAGGATGTTGCCGGCAAGCATCTTGGCTTGCAGCTTAAATATTTTACAGTTATCCATACTCTGACCCGATTGTTCAAGGACAGCAAGACGGGACAGCTTCCATCCTTGCACTTCATGCTCCAGCAAGCGGGAGCAGAAGCGGCGATGAAATGGATGACGGTCATTGACGAGATGTATCCGTCATTGATCGAGGTGAAGGAGAATTGGGATAAACTAAGCGAATTGTTGTTCGCTTTAATACCTGAGCGTTCCGATGCGGCCCCTGGAGATCCGGGGCAGTTCGTAACGCGGCTTCTGCCCGATAAGAAGCCCAAGTCCTGGGATGCTCTAACTACATTGGAAAACTCGATATATATTACCTTGGGGGATATCCTCCGCAAAGGCGAGCGAATGGTAGCTGAAATCCGAGAGGAACAGGATGACTACGGTGCTGAGAGCTTGATTACGGATATCAGCGGACTGTTCAAGGATTTGGCTAATGAACGTGAGACGCTCCGTTTCTTCATGAAACTGGAGGATGAGAATACGGTATATTGGCTTGAAGCTAATGGGAACTACCGCAATCGTTCATTGCAGATTTTTGCCGTACCGATTGATGTCAGCGCTCAATTAAAGGCATATTTCTTCGATAAGAAGAAGAGTGTAGTTATGACTTCGGCGACATTGACCGTTGATAAATCGTTTCAATATGTCATTGAACAGCTCGGTCTTCAGGAAGCGGCTAATACAGACCGTTTGATGACGGCGATGCTGCCTTCTCCATTCAATTATAGGGAGCAAGCATTAGTGCTCATACCGCGGGATTTCCCGAGTGTTAAGGGCAGCGTAGGCGATGATTATTTTATTCAGACTCTGGTGCGTTCTTTGGCGGATACAGCAATTGCTACCAAGGGGCGGATGCTTGTTCTTTTCACATCCTATCGGATGCTGCGACAAGTATATGACCCATTAAAAGAGCGGCTGTCCGATGAAGGAATCACCGTCATTGGACAGGGTATGGATAGTGGCAGCAGAACGAAGTTGACCCGTCGTTTTCAAGGGCAGCAAGCATCGGTGCTGCTCGGGACGAGCAGCTTCTGGGAAGGCGTAGATATTCCTGGCGAAGCATTGACGAGCCTGGCGATTGTCCGCCTGCCGTTCCAGCCGCCGAATCACCCGCTGGTTGAGGCTAAGAGTGAGCGGCTTCAGAGGGAGAAGAAGAACCCCTTCATGAAGCTGTCGGTGCCTCAGGCGGTTATTCGCTTCAAGCAAGGGTTCGGGCGTCTAGTCCGATCTTCTGCGGATCGAGGAATTGTCGTTGTATATGATACTCGCATCTTGGAATCTTATTATGGCAAATACTTTTTGTATTCTTTACCGGGACCGAAGATGGAGCATATGACATTATCGCAAATGGTTCCACGGATCTCAGAATGGTTAAACGATGACGAAGAGTCGTAA
- the panD gene encoding aspartate 1-decarboxylase: protein MYRTMMKSKIHRATVTEANLNYIGSITIDEDLMESADLLENEKVQIVNNNNGARLETYVIPGPRGSGVICLNGAAARLVQPGDTVIIISYAQMSNEEIKNYKPTVVFVGEDNKPVEKASKELHSTIR, encoded by the coding sequence ATGTATAGAACGATGATGAAATCCAAGATTCACCGCGCAACGGTTACAGAGGCAAATCTGAATTACATTGGGAGTATTACAATTGATGAAGATTTGATGGAATCCGCCGACCTTCTGGAGAATGAGAAGGTACAAATCGTCAACAACAACAATGGGGCCAGGCTGGAAACATATGTCATTCCAGGACCTAGAGGTAGCGGAGTAATTTGCCTCAATGGAGCTGCAGCAAGATTGGTACAGCCAGGGGATACCGTTATTATTATTTCTTACGCTCAGATGTCGAATGAAGAGATCAAGAACTACAAGCCGACGGTCGTATTTGTCGGAGAAGATAATAAACCCGTCGAGAAGGCATCTAAGGAGCTGCATTCGACCATTCGTTAA
- the mgsA gene encoding methylglyoxal synthase, with protein sequence MLNIAFIAHDRKKEDIVNFVVAYEHVFQGKNLYSTGTTGQRIMEATNLKIHRFLSGPLGGDQQIGALIAQNEMDLVIFLRDPLMAQPHEPDITALLRLCDVHGIPVATNMATAEILVRALDRGDFAWRELVELLKPELK encoded by the coding sequence ATGCTTAACATCGCATTTATAGCCCACGACAGAAAGAAAGAAGACATCGTCAATTTTGTAGTAGCTTACGAGCATGTATTTCAAGGTAAAAATCTATATTCAACAGGGACAACGGGACAACGGATTATGGAAGCTACTAATCTGAAAATTCACCGTTTCTTGTCTGGTCCACTCGGCGGCGATCAACAGATCGGGGCGCTGATTGCCCAGAATGAAATGGATCTTGTTATTTTCTTGCGCGATCCACTGATGGCCCAGCCGCATGAACCTGACATTACAGCGCTGCTTCGTCTTTGCGACGTGCACGGTATTCCAGTTGCTACGAATATGGCTACGGCGGAAATTCTCGTTCGTGCCTTAGACCGTGGTGATTTTGCTTGGCGTGAATTGGTTGAATTGCTCAAACCGGAGTTGAAATAA
- the panB gene encoding 3-methyl-2-oxobutanoate hydroxymethyltransferase, which translates to MAGKQMLNIVKMKRMKQDGDPISMITAYDYPSAVLAEEAGVDIILVGDSLGNVVLGYDTTIPVTLDDMVYHSRSVARGAKNTFIVTDMPFMTYHGSIDETLRGVSRIMQEGHAQAVKMEGGAEIADTVKRIVQAGVPMLGHIGLTPQSVNQIGGYRIQGKDEADAKRLLEDARALEQAGAFGIVLELVTEEVAAYISSELSIPTIGIGAGRGCDGQVLVYHDVLKYTSNYRNKRFVKTFGDIGEQIRSGISAYVQEVKTRQFPAEEHVFAAEDGVLDNLYGKGKAEIHS; encoded by the coding sequence ATGGCTGGAAAACAAATGTTAAACATTGTGAAAATGAAACGGATGAAGCAGGATGGCGACCCGATCTCTATGATCACTGCTTATGACTATCCTTCAGCGGTGCTTGCTGAAGAGGCCGGGGTTGATATTATTCTGGTCGGGGATTCGCTTGGCAATGTTGTGCTGGGCTATGACACGACGATTCCCGTAACATTGGACGATATGGTATACCATTCCCGTTCAGTAGCGAGAGGCGCTAAGAATACGTTCATCGTGACCGACATGCCGTTTATGACATATCACGGAAGTATTGACGAGACACTGCGTGGGGTGAGCCGGATTATGCAAGAAGGGCATGCTCAAGCTGTCAAGATGGAAGGCGGGGCAGAGATCGCTGATACCGTTAAGCGAATTGTTCAGGCCGGGGTTCCGATGCTGGGCCATATCGGACTTACGCCGCAATCTGTCAATCAAATCGGTGGATACCGGATCCAAGGCAAGGATGAAGCTGATGCGAAGCGTCTGCTTGAGGACGCCAGAGCATTGGAGCAAGCAGGCGCATTTGGTATCGTGTTAGAGCTTGTGACAGAAGAGGTTGCAGCTTATATCTCATCCGAGCTGTCTATTCCTACTATTGGAATTGGTGCTGGCCGCGGATGTGACGGACAGGTGCTTGTATATCACGATGTACTTAAATATACTTCGAATTACCGCAATAAACGATTCGTTAAAACCTTCGGAGATATTGGAGAGCAAATCCGTAGCGGTATCTCCGCATATGTGCAAGAAGTCAAGACGCGGCAGTTCCCTGCAGAGGAGCATGTATTTGCCGCTGAAGATGGAGTGCTGGACAATCTGTATGGCAAAGGAAAGGCGGAAATTCATTCATGA
- a CDS encoding tetratricopeptide repeat protein, translated as MMFQHMFAEMNEMLDEISKFYPNAQGTQKQELTHKWNLLKHMSDEIIEEWLNFEEKMGTVRQNWNETEDANIVLPEMKCDAYEKGEGYYKLLMFSKALEQFQNVVHDYPDGLVGRTYLAMCHLHLQQLSEASSHFIAVLEKATNNRLRSIIYNALGCIEAQRGKRLKAKEYFALAHQSDPTLPEPLMNLQACDSSTGKLKFGDELSPLM; from the coding sequence ATGATGTTTCAACATATGTTTGCGGAAATGAATGAAATGTTGGATGAGATATCAAAATTTTATCCGAATGCCCAAGGAACACAGAAGCAGGAACTCACGCATAAGTGGAACCTCCTTAAGCACATGAGTGACGAAATTATTGAAGAATGGCTGAACTTTGAAGAGAAGATGGGAACTGTCAGGCAAAACTGGAATGAAACTGAGGATGCTAACATTGTTCTTCCTGAGATGAAATGCGATGCTTATGAGAAAGGGGAAGGCTACTATAAGCTCCTGATGTTCTCAAAAGCGCTCGAACAATTTCAGAACGTTGTGCATGATTATCCGGATGGTCTTGTTGGCCGAACTTATTTAGCGATGTGTCATCTGCATTTGCAGCAATTATCCGAAGCTTCTTCACACTTCATCGCCGTGCTGGAGAAGGCGACCAACAATCGGCTTCGTTCCATTATTTATAATGCGCTAGGCTGTATCGAGGCTCAGAGGGGTAAGCGTCTGAAGGCGAAAGAATACTTCGCCTTAGCTCATCAAAGCGATCCGACGCTGCCTGAACCCCTGATGAACCTGCAGGCCTGTGACAGCAGTACGGGAAAGCTGAAATTTGGAGATGAACTGTCTCCCTTAATGTAA
- a CDS encoding biotin--[acetyl-CoA-carboxylase] ligase: MESNRLLQMLLDHPGQYISGEELSRRLSISRTAVWKQINKLRQDGYEFEAVSRKGYRLIHSPERIHGEDVLSRLQTVTFGRQIHVMDVVKTTQDEVRALAEQDAVEGTLVIAEEQTVGRGRQGRKWYSPSGKGIWMSMLLKPRQPIAFAAQLTLLTAVGVCRALRKATGVDVGIKWPNDLLIEGRKLCGILVESISEDELLKYCIVGIGIDVNQQLEDIPEEIRSVATSLRIESDSKQDRTLLIAEILYELEQLYNLYNEEGFAPIGHLWEALSVTIGRQVLIRTPQGESSGIAIGLDPSGALLITDQHGQERTIYSGEIQLDRI; the protein is encoded by the coding sequence ATGGAATCTAATCGTTTATTGCAAATGCTGCTGGATCATCCCGGACAATATATATCAGGCGAAGAGTTAAGTCGGCGGTTGTCGATCAGCAGAACAGCGGTTTGGAAGCAGATTAATAAGCTGCGACAGGACGGCTATGAGTTTGAGGCGGTCTCACGTAAGGGATATCGGCTGATTCATTCGCCGGAACGAATCCATGGAGAAGATGTACTGTCAAGACTGCAGACTGTAACATTCGGACGCCAAATTCACGTTATGGATGTCGTTAAGACGACACAGGATGAAGTCAGAGCGTTGGCTGAGCAAGATGCCGTTGAAGGAACGCTAGTGATAGCTGAAGAGCAGACCGTAGGGCGGGGTAGGCAAGGACGGAAATGGTACTCCCCATCCGGTAAGGGAATTTGGATGAGTATGCTGCTGAAGCCACGCCAGCCGATCGCCTTTGCAGCTCAGCTTACGCTATTGACAGCAGTGGGTGTATGCCGCGCCTTGCGCAAGGCCACCGGGGTTGACGTTGGTATCAAGTGGCCTAATGATCTACTGATTGAGGGTCGTAAGCTGTGCGGGATTCTGGTTGAATCGATTAGTGAGGACGAGCTGCTCAAATATTGTATTGTTGGGATTGGTATCGATGTGAATCAGCAGCTGGAGGATATACCTGAAGAGATACGCTCCGTTGCGACTTCGCTTCGAATCGAGAGCGACAGCAAGCAAGACCGTACTCTTCTGATCGCAGAAATACTGTATGAGCTGGAGCAGCTGTACAATTTGTACAATGAAGAGGGCTTTGCTCCGATCGGCCATCTATGGGAAGCTTTATCCGTAACAATCGGTCGCCAGGTACTGATCAGAACACCTCAGGGAGAGAGCAGTGGGATTGCAATCGGTCTGGATCCTTCAGGCGCCCTACTGATCACTGATCAGCATGGTCAGGAACGGACCATCTACTCCGGTGAAATCCAGTTGGACAGGATATAG
- the bshB1 gene encoding bacillithiol biosynthesis deacetylase BshB1: MSEPLDILIFGAHADDAEIGMAGTIAKQVAAGYKVGLCDLTEAELSSNGNVELRMQEAAAAADLLGVTVRLNLGLPDRGLNGSAEQIAAVTSVIREYQPSIIFAPYWEDRHPDHIACSKLVEDAAFNSKLRRYMPDKPAVAVPELYFYFINDWRTPDLLVDVTDNYVLKEQALGCYRSQFGTEPREEEVALTPLNQGYVERVKARDSLLGQRKLIPYAEGFAVKTPYVVNLFGTRNS, encoded by the coding sequence ATGAGCGAGCCGCTTGATATATTAATTTTTGGTGCCCATGCAGATGATGCAGAGATTGGAATGGCTGGTACAATTGCCAAGCAGGTGGCTGCCGGATACAAAGTTGGTCTCTGCGATCTGACGGAAGCTGAACTATCTTCTAACGGTAATGTTGAACTTCGCATGCAGGAGGCCGCTGCGGCTGCCGATTTACTCGGGGTCACAGTGCGCCTGAATCTCGGACTGCCGGATCGTGGCTTGAACGGCTCTGCCGAACAGATTGCGGCGGTAACGTCGGTAATCCGCGAATATCAGCCTTCCATTATTTTTGCGCCCTATTGGGAAGATCGTCATCCAGATCATATCGCTTGCAGTAAGCTTGTTGAGGATGCAGCATTCAATAGCAAGCTGCGCCGTTATATGCCGGACAAGCCTGCGGTGGCTGTGCCGGAGCTCTACTTCTATTTCATTAACGACTGGAGAACTCCTGATCTGCTCGTGGATGTGACGGACAACTATGTATTGAAAGAGCAAGCCCTAGGTTGTTATCGCTCGCAGTTCGGAACTGAGCCGCGGGAGGAGGAGGTCGCGCTTACGCCGCTGAATCAAGGCTATGTTGAGAGGGTGAAGGCCCGCGATTCATTGCTTGGCCAGCGTAAGCTTATTCCTTATGCTGAGGGGTTTGCGGTCAAGACCCCATATGTTGTTAATCTATTTGGAACTCGGAATTCATAA
- a CDS encoding CCA tRNA nucleotidyltransferase, protein MDSWKQVDPLMYCQGEAVLHTLIAHDFEAYFVGGCVRDEIMGREVHDMDIATSARPEQVIELFDRTVPTGIQHGTVMVLMGDYSFEVTTFRKESDYEDHRRPSRVEFVDAIIEDLQRRDFTMNAMALGMDGRLIDPFGGREDIAAGLIRCVGQAGERFEEDALRMMRAIRFASVFGFKPVKSLWRALLAGRGMLSFIAMERIRAEFERVIEGPRPLHGLALIQRSGMINEVKYPVSYPEPLRESYIRTMEHPFVSSLVKRLYLLLRGLNIYAEEAEGLMRYWTFSNLIVERTTKLIRFDEQWLDRLNTLSPADQQDVQELRRAWILLELAYGSDTVVNWLECHQALLQEVAQASYPVPEWKQLAELDFLNRLLDQVREWHEGMTVYELRDLAIAGSDVIQCTGKKGGPWLGQLMKQMLESVAMGELVNDREALLEHVKDVVN, encoded by the coding sequence ATGGATTCATGGAAACAGGTAGACCCCCTGATGTACTGTCAGGGGGAAGCGGTGTTACATACACTGATCGCGCATGACTTTGAAGCTTATTTCGTTGGAGGATGCGTGCGTGATGAAATTATGGGCCGCGAGGTTCATGATATGGATATCGCTACTTCGGCTAGACCGGAACAGGTTATCGAACTCTTTGACCGGACTGTTCCCACCGGGATTCAGCATGGAACAGTGATGGTACTCATGGGCGATTATTCATTTGAAGTAACGACCTTCCGCAAAGAATCGGATTATGAGGATCATCGCCGGCCTTCTCGGGTCGAATTTGTCGATGCCATCATAGAAGATTTGCAAAGACGCGATTTCACAATGAATGCAATGGCGCTCGGCATGGACGGGCGACTGATTGATCCATTCGGTGGACGAGAGGATATCGCGGCTGGCTTGATTCGCTGCGTTGGTCAAGCAGGGGAGCGATTCGAAGAGGACGCCTTACGGATGATGAGGGCGATTCGATTTGCCTCCGTATTCGGTTTCAAGCCAGTGAAGAGCTTGTGGAGAGCCCTTTTAGCCGGAAGAGGCATGTTGTCCTTCATTGCTATGGAACGAATTCGCGCGGAATTTGAGCGGGTTATTGAAGGGCCTCGTCCATTGCATGGACTAGCTCTGATTCAGCGAAGCGGTATGATCAATGAAGTAAAATATCCGGTCTCTTATCCCGAGCCACTTCGGGAGAGCTATATAAGAACAATGGAGCATCCGTTCGTGTCCAGTCTAGTGAAGCGTCTGTATTTGCTGTTAAGAGGACTTAATATCTATGCAGAAGAAGCTGAAGGGTTGATGCGGTACTGGACGTTCTCTAACCTGATTGTAGAGCGGACCACCAAGCTGATCAGATTCGACGAACAGTGGCTGGATCGTCTGAATACTCTATCTCCTGCTGATCAGCAAGATGTACAAGAATTACGGCGCGCCTGGATTCTATTGGAGCTTGCTTATGGCAGCGATACGGTGGTCAACTGGCTCGAATGTCATCAGGCGCTGCTACAAGAGGTTGCCCAAGCCAGCTATCCTGTTCCCGAATGGAAGCAGCTTGCTGAGCTGGACTTCTTGAACCGCCTACTCGATCAAGTTAGAGAGTGGCATGAAGGGATGACGGTATACGAGCTGCGTGATTTGGCGATAGCTGGAAGTGATGTTATACAGTGTACTGGTAAAAAGGGGGGGCCATGGCTCGGACAGTTAATGAAGCAAATGCTGGAGTCCGTAGCTATGGGCGAATTGGTCAACGACCGTGAAGCGTTGTTGGAGCATGTGAAAGACGTGGTGAATTGA